The Synergistaceae bacterium genomic interval TGCTCAAGGAAAAGAACGCGAGTGACATAATAGTCTTTGGCGGCGGGGTCATACCCGAGTCAGACTATCCGACACTTCTCGGCTTCGGTGTCGGGGCCATATTTGGGCCAGGCACACCTACAACCGAGACGATCAAGTGGCTTGAGAAAGCTGTTGCGGAAAAAAGGGCAAAAGAGGTGTAAAAAATGAAACCTACAGTGATAGACCATATAGGTATAGCAGTAAAAAGCATTGATGAATCGCTTAAATTCTGGGAGGCGACACTGGGCATCAAGTGTCATGGCGTTGAAGAAGTTGCAGAACAGAAGGTGAAGACAGCCTTTCTTCCAATTAAGGATACAGAGATCGAACTGCTTGAGCCCACAAGCCAGGAGAGCCCTGTAGCCAAATTTATAGAAACGAAGGGGGAGGGGATGCACCATCTGGCAATCAGAGTGGATAACCTTGAAGAGACCCTTGCAGAACTCAAGGCTCAGGGTATCCGCCTCATCGATGAGAAGCCGCGCTGCGGCGCCGGCGGTGCAAAGATAGCCTTCCTTCACCCCAAGGCAACAGGAGGTATCCTGCTCGAGCTGAGCGAACGCTAATGATAAGGCAGGTACTTCTGTGCCGGATACACACCACAGGGTAACTGCTTAAAAAAAGTCCCACCCGTACCGATTATACGAGGAGGTAAGAAGTAATGGCGGAAAAAACGATCGATGAGATGTGCGCAGACCTGGTTGAAAAACGGGAAAAAGCGTCACAGGGCGGTGGAGCAAAAGCCATCGCCAAACAGCACGAAAAAGGCAAAATGACAGCACGTGAACGTATCGAAGCAGTTCTTGACCATAACAGTTTCGTTGAGATCGATGAGTTTGTCGAGCATCGCTGCGTAAACTTCGGGCTCGCGAACACCGTATTCCCCGGAGACGGCGTAGTTACTGGCTACGGTACTATAGATGGACGCATAGTATATTTATTCAGCCAGGATTTTACGGTAATGGGCGGATCGCTTGGCGAGATGCACGCAAAGAAGATATGTAAGGTGCTGGACCTTGCGCTCACTAACGGTGCCCCCTGTATCGGGATCAATGATTCAGGCGGCGCGCGTATCCAGGAGGCTGTCGATGCGCTTTCTGGTTATGGCAACATCTTCTTCCGGAACGTCAAGGCCAGCGGAGTCATCCCGCAGTTTTCCATAATAGCAGGTCCCTGTGCGGGTGGAGCTGTCTATAGCCCCGCGCTCACTGACTTTGTGTTCATGGTGGACAAAATAGGGATCATGCATATCACGGGACCTGCTGTCATCAAAGCCGTTACAGGCGAAGATGTTACTTCCGAGCAGATCGGAGGCGCACGCGCTCATAACGCGACGTCAGGATGTGCGCATTTCTTTGCTGACAGCGAAGCAGAGTGCTATGCACAGGTCCGCAAGGTGATGAGCTATCTTCCGAGCAACAACATGGAAGAGCCGCCTTTTGCGGAAACAGGCGATAATCCGGCACGCATGGACGCAGGGCTTCGTGAGATGGTCCCTACTAACCCGAACAAGGGCTACGATGTCCGCGACGTCATCAGGAAGGTTGTCGACAATGCTGATTTCTGCGAAGTGCAGGAGATGTATGCACGCAATATCGTTACCGGATTTGCCAGGGTCGGCGGCCGAGTGATCGGAATTATCGCGAACCAGGCGAAGTTTATGGCCGGCTGTCTCGACATCGACGCCTCCGACAAGGCGAGCCGCCATATCCGTATATGTGATGCGTTCAACCTTCCTATAGTCACATTTGAAGACGTTCCAGGCTATCTTCCCGGACTTACCCAGGAAATGGGCGGAATTATCCGCCATGGTGCAAAGCTTCTTTACGCATACAGCGAGGCTACGGCCCCCAAAATCACAATTGTTCTTCGCAAGGCTTACGGCGGCTCATATCTCGGTATGTGCAGCAAAGACCTTGGCGCCGATGTTGTTCTTGCATGGCCTCAGGCGCAGATCGCGGTTATGGGAGCTGAAGGCGCGGCTAGCATTATATTCCGCAAGGATATCGATGAGGCGGAGGACAAGGCTGCAATGCGTGCGCAGAAGATCGACGAATACAAGGAAGCATTCGCAAATCCATACTGCGCAGCGGCACGCGGTTTCGTCGACAGGGTGATCCTTCCGGAGGAGACGCGCCCTGCACTCTATCAGGCGCTTATTATGACGGAGACGAAGAGTGAACTTCGTCCTAAGCGCAAACACGGCATAATGCCGAACTAAGGAGGACTG includes:
- the mce gene encoding methylmalonyl-CoA epimerase — translated: MKPTVIDHIGIAVKSIDESLKFWEATLGIKCHGVEEVAEQKVKTAFLPIKDTEIELLEPTSQESPVAKFIETKGEGMHHLAIRVDNLEETLAELKAQGIRLIDEKPRCGAGGAKIAFLHPKATGGILLELSER
- a CDS encoding methylmalonyl-CoA carboxyltransferase; this encodes MAEKTIDEMCADLVEKREKASQGGGAKAIAKQHEKGKMTARERIEAVLDHNSFVEIDEFVEHRCVNFGLANTVFPGDGVVTGYGTIDGRIVYLFSQDFTVMGGSLGEMHAKKICKVLDLALTNGAPCIGINDSGGARIQEAVDALSGYGNIFFRNVKASGVIPQFSIIAGPCAGGAVYSPALTDFVFMVDKIGIMHITGPAVIKAVTGEDVTSEQIGGARAHNATSGCAHFFADSEAECYAQVRKVMSYLPSNNMEEPPFAETGDNPARMDAGLREMVPTNPNKGYDVRDVIRKVVDNADFCEVQEMYARNIVTGFARVGGRVIGIIANQAKFMAGCLDIDASDKASRHIRICDAFNLPIVTFEDVPGYLPGLTQEMGGIIRHGAKLLYAYSEATAPKITIVLRKAYGGSYLGMCSKDLGADVVLAWPQAQIAVMGAEGAASIIFRKDIDEAEDKAAMRAQKIDEYKEAFANPYCAAARGFVDRVILPEETRPALYQALIMTETKSELRPKRKHGIMPN